From a region of the Burkholderia sp. PAMC 26561 genome:
- the mdcE gene encoding biotin-independent malonate decarboxylase subunit gamma, which translates to MMSATRGQIWIDALTSRELNDDGPIRSADAPLGDTTARFITVVPDLANRFPRATDNVVGLEQGWLLARAVREALDADRDAKVKRPIVAIVDVKSQAYGRREELLGVHLACAAGVDAYASARIAGHPVIALIVGPAMSGAFLAHGYQANRIVALDASGISVHAMGKEAAARVTRRSVEGLDELGDRVLPMSYKMSSYAKLGLLHELIEGINADTPGREDVERVKASLVAAVDDARRGPNDLSSRLQSADAKRNRAASIEVRKRMAEQWNAS; encoded by the coding sequence ATGATGAGCGCTACTCGTGGACAGATCTGGATCGACGCGCTGACATCGCGTGAACTGAATGACGATGGTCCGATCCGCAGCGCCGATGCCCCGCTCGGCGATACAACCGCGCGCTTCATCACCGTCGTGCCGGACCTTGCCAACCGCTTTCCGCGCGCCACGGACAATGTCGTCGGACTCGAACAGGGATGGTTGCTCGCGCGTGCCGTGCGCGAAGCGCTGGACGCAGATCGCGACGCAAAGGTGAAGCGCCCGATCGTTGCTATCGTCGACGTCAAGAGCCAGGCGTATGGACGTCGCGAAGAACTGCTGGGCGTGCATCTCGCGTGCGCGGCAGGCGTCGACGCTTATGCAAGCGCCCGGATCGCCGGGCATCCGGTGATCGCGCTGATCGTCGGCCCGGCCATGTCCGGCGCGTTTCTCGCGCACGGTTATCAGGCAAACCGCATTGTCGCGCTGGACGCGAGCGGCATCAGCGTGCACGCAATGGGCAAGGAAGCGGCCGCCCGCGTCACGCGCCGCAGCGTGGAAGGACTCGATGAACTCGGCGATCGCGTGTTGCCGATGTCCTACAAGATGAGTTCCTACGCGAAGCTCGGGCTGTTGCATGAACTCATCGAAGGGATCAATGCCGATACGCCCGGGCGTGAAGACGTCGAGCGTGTGAAGGCTTCGCTGGTCGCCGCCGTGGACGATGCACGTCGAGGTCCGAACGATTTGTCGTCGCGCTTGCAGTCGGCGGACGCAAAACGCAATCGCGCCGCGTCGATAGAAGTGCGCAAGCGCATGGCGGAGCAATGGAACGCGTCGTGA
- a CDS encoding LysR family transcriptional regulator, with amino-acid sequence MDRFHEVDAFIAVVEAGGFSAAARRTGDSQSAVSKAVGALEKRLGVMLFNRSTRSVTLTDQGQRYYDRTKPLIEEMDEADSELKSSTLNVSGLIRIATSSTFGRLHILPLIPELLALNPGLQVDLVLSDFVRDMVQDRIDLAIRVGPVDEPDAVVRRVTTTPLVCVGSRRYFEQRGIPKTPAELVDHNCLLYGGLIESANWPFVGPEGRFSVAVRGNLSSNSVETIRSGVLEGVGIGLFAKVSLADELDHPDVITILEDFIGDARDVSLIWPKRRFVPARVRRATDFFAAALLQRI; translated from the coding sequence ATGGACCGGTTTCACGAAGTGGATGCGTTTATCGCCGTGGTTGAAGCAGGCGGCTTTTCCGCGGCAGCCCGCAGGACCGGTGATTCGCAGTCGGCCGTCAGCAAGGCCGTTGGCGCGCTGGAGAAGCGTCTCGGCGTGATGCTGTTCAACCGCAGCACGCGCAGCGTCACGCTGACGGATCAAGGGCAGCGCTACTACGACCGGACGAAACCGCTGATTGAAGAGATGGATGAAGCCGACAGCGAGCTGAAAAGCAGCACGCTCAATGTCTCGGGATTGATCAGGATCGCGACGTCCTCGACCTTCGGACGCCTTCACATTCTTCCGCTCATACCTGAGTTGTTGGCGCTCAATCCCGGCCTTCAGGTCGATCTCGTTCTGTCGGACTTCGTGCGCGATATGGTGCAGGACCGGATCGACCTGGCGATCCGGGTAGGTCCCGTCGATGAACCCGACGCGGTTGTCCGGCGCGTGACCACAACGCCGCTCGTATGTGTCGGATCACGGCGCTACTTCGAGCAACGCGGGATACCGAAGACTCCTGCCGAACTCGTCGATCACAATTGCCTTTTATACGGCGGCCTGATCGAGTCGGCAAACTGGCCATTCGTCGGACCGGAAGGCCGGTTCAGCGTGGCCGTTCGCGGCAACCTTTCATCCAATAGTGTCGAAACGATCCGGTCCGGTGTGCTGGAAGGCGTTGGAATTGGCCTGTTCGCGAAAGTTTCTCTCGCCGATGAACTCGACCATCCGGACGTCATCACGATCCTGGAGGACTTCATTGGCGACGCCAGGGACGTCAGCCTCATCTGGCCGAAACGCCGGTTCGTACCGGCACGCGTGCGCCGCGCGACTGACTTTTTTGCGGCGGCGTTACTGCAGCGTATTTAA
- a CDS encoding ABC transporter permease, which produces MFASKLLADRQLNFLVAVNLLVVIVATVLSHGQFVDIDNLQSMGSQLPELGLLALGIMLSMVSGNGGIDLSGVALANLSGMVAALLLPMFISADNSPVLYTAVFCAITVALGLIGGLMNGVIIARLKLTPILCTLGTSLLFTGIAVVLSNGASVRVEYLDALSAIGNGTLLEVPISLWIFVATVLLLGWLLKRTPFGLRLYLMGTNPKAAFYAGIPRDRMLILTYGMCGVLASLAGLISATHTSSAKWDYGNSYLLIAILIAVMGGVNPAGGYGRIVCVFLAATVLQFLSSLFNLLGVSQFFGDCAWGFLLLASLALAGGERVRAIFGRGGAAPVIKVPKPPAA; this is translated from the coding sequence ATGTTTGCATCGAAATTGCTCGCTGACCGGCAACTGAATTTCCTGGTCGCGGTGAACCTGCTGGTCGTGATCGTTGCGACGGTTTTATCGCACGGACAGTTCGTCGATATCGACAACCTCCAGTCGATGGGCAGCCAGTTGCCCGAGCTCGGCCTGCTCGCGCTCGGCATCATGCTTTCGATGGTATCGGGCAATGGCGGTATCGACTTGTCGGGCGTGGCGCTCGCCAATCTTTCGGGCATGGTCGCGGCGCTGTTGCTGCCCATGTTCATCTCCGCCGACAACTCGCCCGTGCTTTACACAGCCGTGTTCTGCGCGATCACGGTGGCGCTCGGTTTGATCGGCGGGTTGATGAACGGCGTGATCATCGCGCGCCTGAAACTCACGCCGATTCTTTGCACGCTGGGTACGTCGTTGTTGTTTACCGGAATTGCCGTCGTGCTCAGCAACGGCGCGTCGGTGCGCGTCGAATATCTCGATGCGCTTTCAGCGATCGGCAACGGCACCCTCCTGGAAGTACCCATATCGCTCTGGATCTTCGTGGCAACCGTTTTGTTGCTCGGCTGGTTGCTCAAGCGCACGCCGTTCGGCCTGCGTCTCTATCTGATGGGCACGAATCCGAAAGCTGCGTTCTACGCAGGCATTCCGCGTGACCGTATGCTGATTCTCACGTACGGCATGTGCGGCGTGCTGGCATCGCTCGCGGGATTGATCAGCGCGACGCATACCTCGAGCGCGAAATGGGATTACGGCAACTCGTACCTGCTGATCGCGATCCTGATTGCGGTGATGGGCGGCGTGAATCCGGCGGGCGGATATGGGCGCATCGTGTGCGTGTTCCTGGCCGCGACCGTGCTGCAGTTTTTATCGAGCCTGTTCAATTTGCTCGGCGTGTCGCAGTTCTTCGGCGATTGCGCCTGGGGCTTTCTACTGCTGGCATCGCTGGCGCTCGCCGGCGGAGAACGCGTGCGCGCGATCTTCGGACGGGGCGGCGCGGCGCCCGTGATCAAAGTGCCGAAACCGCCCGCCGCCTGA
- a CDS encoding NADPH-dependent F420 reductase: MNYAIIGLGKIGTAIAQAFARQGIEVAVAGRRPLDVLAAKIGPSLVAQRIEDAVKADVVILAVPFGTHQDIGRTAGSWEGKIVIDATNAYDVPPEELGGLPSTAAVAKAFPGAKLVKAFNHLPAGVLAQGPTPLQGGRRVVFVAGDDDAASASVAKLVDRLGFAPIELGKIGEGGLLIQARGRTWAHLIFQDLVKFE, encoded by the coding sequence ATGAACTACGCAATCATCGGGCTTGGCAAGATCGGCACGGCCATCGCCCAGGCTTTTGCCCGTCAGGGCATCGAAGTAGCAGTGGCAGGCAGGCGGCCGCTGGACGTGCTCGCTGCAAAAATCGGCCCGTCGCTCGTCGCGCAGCGAATCGAGGACGCGGTGAAGGCCGACGTGGTTATCCTGGCCGTGCCCTTCGGTACGCATCAGGACATTGGACGGACGGCGGGAAGCTGGGAAGGAAAGATCGTGATCGATGCAACCAATGCCTACGATGTCCCACCGGAAGAGTTGGGCGGCCTGCCGTCGACCGCCGCTGTTGCGAAGGCGTTTCCGGGAGCGAAGCTGGTGAAGGCGTTCAACCATTTGCCGGCGGGTGTGCTGGCGCAAGGACCGACGCCGCTTCAAGGCGGACGGCGGGTCGTGTTCGTCGCAGGCGATGACGACGCGGCCAGCGCGTCGGTGGCGAAGCTGGTAGACCGGCTTGGGTTTGCACCGATCGAACTCGGGAAGATCGGCGAAGGCGGCCTGCTCATCCAGGCAAGGGGCCGCACGTGGGCCCACTTGATTTTTCAGGATCTGGTCAAGTTCGAGTGA
- a CDS encoding ABC transporter permease: MSESIHRVAQTSQIKPPLAEVAPRVRQLSFTARLVRNPEWFTLGLIIITCLVVGTLNPRFFQFATIFDLLHSGTTVSLFALGTLVVLASGGIDVSFTAIAAFTMYSITKAVFAWWPDAPFALILLCGALGGVLLGLINGVLVHRLKAPSLIVTIGTQYLYRGLLLTFVGTQFFMNIPHSMDSFGRLPLFFYHTNDGLRAVLPVSVIALFVAAVVTWWLLNRTMMGRGVYAMGGSLPIAERLGYNLRSIHLFVFGYTGMLAGIAGILHVSTNRLANPFDLVGTELDVIAAVILGGARITGGTGTVVGTLLGVVLVTLINSVLILVGVPSTWQKVIIGAFILVAGTLFALGRRAR; the protein is encoded by the coding sequence ATGAGCGAGTCAATTCATCGCGTTGCTCAGACATCGCAGATCAAGCCGCCATTGGCCGAAGTCGCACCCCGAGTGCGGCAGTTGAGCTTTACCGCGCGGCTGGTGCGCAATCCGGAGTGGTTCACGCTCGGGCTGATCATCATCACGTGTCTTGTGGTCGGCACGCTGAACCCGCGCTTCTTCCAGTTCGCGACCATCTTCGATTTGCTGCACTCGGGCACGACCGTGTCGTTGTTTGCGCTGGGGACGCTCGTGGTGCTGGCGTCGGGCGGGATCGATGTGTCGTTCACCGCGATTGCCGCTTTCACGATGTACTCCATCACCAAGGCCGTGTTTGCGTGGTGGCCGGATGCGCCGTTTGCGCTGATTCTTTTATGTGGCGCGCTCGGCGGCGTGTTGCTGGGGTTGATCAACGGCGTGCTCGTGCATCGGCTGAAAGCGCCTTCGCTGATCGTGACGATCGGCACGCAGTACCTGTATCGCGGCCTGTTGCTGACGTTCGTGGGAACGCAGTTCTTCATGAACATCCCGCACAGCATGGATAGCTTCGGGCGTTTGCCGCTCTTTTTCTATCACACGAACGATGGCCTTCGCGCGGTGTTGCCGGTATCGGTGATTGCGTTGTTTGTGGCAGCGGTCGTGACGTGGTGGCTGCTGAATCGAACGATGATGGGACGCGGCGTTTACGCAATGGGCGGAAGCTTGCCGATCGCCGAGCGGCTCGGCTACAACCTGCGCTCAATTCATTTGTTCGTGTTCGGATACACGGGGATGCTGGCAGGGATCGCGGGGATTCTGCACGTATCGACCAATCGATTGGCGAATCCGTTTGATCTGGTGGGCACGGAGCTGGATGTGATCGCCGCGGTGATTCTAGGCGGGGCGAGGATTACCGGCGGGACGGGTACGGTTGTTGGCACGCTGTTGGGCGTGGTGCTCGTGACGCTTATCAACAGCGTGCTGATTCTGGTCGGCGTGCCGAGTACCTGGCAGAAGGTGATTATCGGCGCGTTTATTCTGGTCGCCGGGACGTTGTTTGCGTTGGGCAGGCGCGCAAGGTAA
- a CDS encoding malonate decarboxylase holo-ACP synthase has translation MNPHDLLRLGQDAPAFKEAPAWVAASLERAPFVVVRRARKREGRVAVGIRGAVRSERFGAWLDMQHVHAVLTPEMLTSRKPHETRAALPAFKLLQAVAPICESSGLAWGPTGSVGFEMASDCATVTDKSDLDLLMRAPDPLDRSAAKTLFDDLSAAASEFAIPIRIDVQIETHDGVFSLAEFAHPGARVMLRSVDGPRLVADPWQTSRAA, from the coding sequence GTGAATCCCCACGACTTGTTGCGGCTTGGACAGGACGCACCGGCTTTCAAGGAAGCGCCTGCGTGGGTCGCGGCTTCGCTCGAGCGCGCGCCGTTCGTGGTAGTTCGTCGTGCGCGAAAGCGGGAGGGACGCGTTGCGGTCGGGATTCGTGGCGCGGTCCGCAGCGAACGTTTTGGCGCGTGGCTGGACATGCAACATGTTCACGCCGTGCTTACGCCTGAAATGCTGACATCAAGAAAGCCGCATGAAACGCGTGCCGCTTTACCCGCGTTCAAGTTGCTCCAGGCCGTAGCGCCGATCTGCGAGTCGTCCGGACTTGCATGGGGACCTACGGGCAGTGTCGGCTTCGAGATGGCGAGCGACTGCGCCACAGTGACCGACAAAAGCGATCTCGATCTTTTGATGCGTGCGCCCGACCCACTCGATCGCTCCGCAGCAAAGACCTTGTTCGACGACCTGTCGGCCGCCGCTTCCGAATTCGCAATACCAATACGTATCGACGTTCAAATCGAAACCCACGATGGCGTGTTTTCGCTCGCCGAATTCGCTCATCCGGGCGCACGCGTGATGCTGCGATCCGTCGATGGCCCGAGGCTCGTCGCCGATCCGTGGCAGACGAGTCGCGCCGCATGA
- a CDS encoding autoinducer 2 ABC transporter substrate-binding protein: MKLNRIAIALAAVTLTGGIIAAAHAATNETIVTVVKVTGINWFNRMDDGVKEFAKDNPGVNAYQTGPGRADAAQQLKIIEDLIAKKVTAIAVVPYDPPTLEPALKKAMDRGIKVVTHEADNAKNTMVDIEAFDNTAYGAGLNERLAKCMGSQGKWAVLVGSLGSRSQVQWADGGIGNAKQKYPKMDLVEPKLETNNDGERAYQVAKEVLRKHPDLTGFQGSSSLDVIGIGRAVEEAGKVGKICVYGTGLPTEAGKFLESGAVNGIAFWDPKLAGIAMNKVAKMLVDGKTVENGADLGIVGYNKVTVSKGPGKGIIVRGTGWVDVDKTNYKQYPF, translated from the coding sequence ATGAAACTCAATCGCATTGCCATCGCACTCGCTGCTGTCACGCTGACTGGCGGCATCATTGCCGCGGCCCACGCCGCGACCAACGAAACCATCGTCACGGTGGTGAAGGTCACGGGTATCAACTGGTTCAACCGGATGGACGACGGCGTGAAGGAATTCGCCAAGGACAATCCCGGCGTGAACGCGTATCAGACCGGTCCGGGACGCGCGGACGCCGCGCAGCAACTGAAGATCATCGAAGACTTGATCGCGAAGAAGGTCACGGCGATCGCGGTCGTTCCCTACGACCCGCCGACGCTCGAACCGGCGCTGAAGAAGGCGATGGATCGCGGCATCAAGGTCGTCACGCATGAAGCCGACAACGCCAAGAACACGATGGTCGATATCGAAGCGTTCGACAACACCGCGTATGGCGCGGGCCTGAACGAACGTCTGGCGAAGTGCATGGGTTCGCAAGGCAAGTGGGCGGTGCTGGTCGGTTCTCTCGGCAGCCGTTCGCAGGTCCAGTGGGCGGATGGCGGTATTGGCAATGCGAAGCAGAAGTACCCGAAGATGGACCTCGTCGAGCCGAAACTCGAAACCAATAACGACGGCGAACGTGCTTATCAGGTCGCGAAGGAAGTACTGCGCAAGCACCCTGACCTGACCGGCTTCCAAGGGTCGTCGTCGCTGGATGTGATCGGCATTGGCCGTGCGGTGGAAGAGGCGGGCAAGGTCGGCAAGATCTGCGTGTACGGCACGGGCCTGCCGACCGAAGCCGGCAAGTTCCTTGAAAGCGGCGCGGTCAACGGCATCGCGTTCTGGGATCCGAAGCTTGCGGGTATCGCGATGAACAAGGTCGCGAAGATGCTCGTGGATGGCAAGACAGTCGAGAACGGCGCGGACCTGGGCATCGTCGGATACAACAAGGTCACCGTGAGCAAGGGTCCGGGCAAGGGCATCATCGTGCGCGGAACGGGCTGGGTTGATGTCGACAAGACCAACTACAAGCAGTATCCGTTCTGA
- a CDS encoding SDR family NAD(P)-dependent oxidoreductase gives MSTLTDKIAVISGGTTGIGLAIAQRFVAEGAHVFIFGRRQAQLDEAAKLIGRNVTAIQADVTNVDDLDRVAALVKKEKGIVDIVVSNAGLTEQASIDTLTPEHFDKTFNLNARAPVFLVQKLLPLMTGGGSIVLVSSAMHGMGIPGHTAYAATKAAMRSYARTWAAEFKDRGIRVNTLSPGVTDTPILDSQAKSPEEREALVRMYLNMIPLGRLARADEMASAALFLASDQSSYMTGADLMDDGGVGQV, from the coding sequence ATGTCCACTCTTACAGACAAGATTGCCGTGATCAGCGGCGGAACGACCGGTATCGGATTAGCGATTGCCCAGCGGTTTGTCGCAGAAGGCGCGCACGTCTTCATCTTCGGCCGCCGGCAGGCACAGCTCGACGAAGCCGCCAAACTCATTGGGCGCAACGTCACCGCCATCCAGGCCGACGTCACGAACGTCGATGACCTGGACCGCGTCGCTGCATTGGTCAAGAAAGAAAAAGGCATCGTCGATATTGTCGTTTCGAATGCGGGCTTAACAGAGCAGGCTTCCATCGATACCCTAACGCCCGAACACTTCGACAAGACTTTCAACCTCAACGCCCGCGCCCCGGTTTTCCTCGTGCAGAAGCTGCTGCCCCTGATGACGGGCGGCGGATCGATCGTGCTGGTTTCGTCGGCGATGCACGGCATGGGCATTCCCGGACACACCGCGTATGCGGCGACCAAGGCGGCGATGCGATCCTACGCCCGCACGTGGGCCGCCGAATTCAAGGATCGCGGCATTCGCGTCAATACGCTGAGCCCGGGCGTCACCGACACGCCGATTCTCGATTCCCAGGCGAAGTCGCCCGAAGAGCGCGAAGCGCTGGTGAGGATGTACCTGAACATGATCCCGCTTGGCCGGCTTGCACGTGCCGATGAGATGGCCAGTGCGGCGCTGTTCCTCGCTTCCGATCAGAGTTCCTACATGACCGGTGCGGACCTGATGGACGACGGTGGCGTCGGCCAGGTCTGA
- a CDS encoding DeoR family transcriptional regulator, producing the protein MTKNDRLRVLAEALREQSVMRLRDAATLLDVSEMTVRRDISSSPGTFTYLGGYIVRASDVPNGSGYTIDEEKDHFAQAKADASAVAARLLVDSETVFIDCGTTLTTLARLIPADMHLTVVCYSLNVAEILRRKANVRMILLGGVYAPSSDSFSSDESIETLKRMGINKAFISAGGVDDTRGVTCWNFHEVAIKQAAMESAVERHLVVDASKLGKVKALRFSQLDKFDSVITEKGMSPKA; encoded by the coding sequence ATGACCAAAAACGATCGTCTGCGTGTCCTTGCCGAAGCTTTGCGCGAGCAGAGCGTGATGCGTCTTCGCGATGCCGCGACCTTGCTCGATGTATCGGAGATGACGGTTCGCCGCGACATCTCGTCGAGCCCGGGGACATTCACTTATCTCGGCGGTTATATCGTCCGCGCGTCGGACGTGCCCAATGGATCAGGCTATACCATCGACGAAGAGAAGGATCACTTCGCGCAGGCCAAGGCGGATGCGTCTGCGGTCGCCGCGCGTTTGCTCGTGGACAGCGAGACGGTTTTCATCGATTGCGGGACGACGCTGACCACCCTCGCGCGGCTGATTCCCGCCGACATGCATCTGACGGTCGTGTGTTATTCGCTCAATGTCGCCGAGATCCTGCGGCGCAAGGCCAACGTACGGATGATCTTGCTGGGCGGCGTGTATGCGCCGTCATCGGATTCATTTTCCAGCGATGAAAGCATCGAGACGCTGAAACGCATGGGAATCAACAAGGCGTTCATATCGGCGGGTGGGGTCGACGACACGCGTGGCGTCACGTGCTGGAATTTCCATGAAGTCGCGATCAAACAGGCCGCGATGGAAAGCGCGGTCGAACGGCATCTTGTCGTCGATGCCAGCAAGCTGGGGAAAGTCAAGGCACTGCGGTTCTCTCAACTCGACAAGTTCGACTCCGTGATCACGGAGAAGGGAATGAGCCCGAAAGCGTGA
- the mdcH gene encoding malonate decarboxylase subunit epsilon: protein MIAFLFPGQGSQFTSFLHTLGGASPHARIDATFEEASDVLRMNVLDLDSVVALKSTVAVQLGLFIAGVATARALREEGIVPDAVAGLSVGAYGAAVAADAIDFNDALLLLQLRAQLMERAYPHGYGMLAVSGLSEREVDALIARTNAKAAFIANLNAPRQIVVAGADGDLDLVRQQALQAGARKAERLAVSVPSHCVLLDDAARELTEAASKVEFRTPSIPYIGNRGARPLRQADAVRLDLATNLRYPVRWHDSTVVLSELGAQVFVEMPPGRTLTQLADEALPGIAKVAVEQTPMTTSAALIKARAVD, encoded by the coding sequence ATGATCGCATTCCTTTTCCCCGGCCAGGGCTCGCAGTTCACGAGCTTCCTGCATACGCTCGGCGGTGCTTCGCCGCACGCGCGTATTGACGCGACTTTCGAAGAAGCGTCGGACGTGTTGCGTATGAACGTTCTCGATCTCGACAGCGTAGTCGCGTTGAAATCCACCGTTGCCGTGCAGCTCGGCTTGTTTATCGCCGGCGTGGCGACCGCGCGTGCGTTGCGCGAAGAAGGTATCGTGCCCGACGCGGTCGCGGGCTTGTCGGTGGGCGCATATGGCGCGGCGGTCGCGGCTGACGCCATTGATTTCAACGACGCCCTGCTTCTCCTGCAACTACGCGCGCAACTCATGGAACGCGCTTATCCGCATGGTTACGGCATGCTCGCGGTGTCAGGCTTGAGCGAGCGCGAAGTCGACGCCCTCATTGCCCGTACGAATGCAAAGGCGGCATTCATTGCGAATCTCAATGCGCCGCGGCAGATCGTGGTGGCCGGCGCCGACGGCGATCTCGACCTCGTGCGGCAGCAAGCGCTGCAAGCAGGCGCGCGCAAAGCCGAGCGCCTCGCGGTAAGCGTGCCGTCACACTGCGTCCTTCTGGACGATGCCGCCCGCGAACTCACCGAAGCTGCGTCGAAGGTCGAATTCAGGACGCCGTCGATTCCGTACATCGGCAATCGCGGAGCGCGTCCGTTGCGTCAGGCCGATGCAGTGCGCCTGGACCTTGCGACGAACCTGCGTTACCCCGTTCGATGGCACGATTCGACCGTCGTGCTGAGCGAACTCGGCGCGCAAGTTTTCGTGGAGATGCCGCCGGGACGCACGCTCACGCAACTCGCCGACGAAGCGTTGCCGGGCATCGCAAAGGTCGCTGTCGAACAGACGCCGATGACAACCTCAGCGGCCCTGATCAAGGCGCGCGCCGTAGACTGA
- a CDS encoding sugar ABC transporter ATP-binding protein, giving the protein MSTVPLLEVVDIHKRFTGVYALRGVSLSFERGQIYHLLGENGCGKSTLIKIISGAQPPDQGELVIEGARHARLAPLEALSAGIETVYQDLSLLPNMSVAENVGLTSELAAHGGRLARTFDRKALARTAARALEAVGLPGDADFQATLIEQLPLATRQLVAIARAIASEAKFVIMDEPTTSLTQKEVDNLIAVLAKLRADGVAVLFVSHKLDECYAIGGEVIVLRDGQKMAQGPIENYTKAQIGELMTGKQLSNERYRKAEVMDGREIVLDVKSLSRSRQFADVTFSLHRGEILGVTGLLDSGRNELARALAGVAPADSGTVTLDGSIVRLKTPSDAKWQRIGYVPEDRLNEGLFLDKSIRDNVITALISSLRDRFGQVDKKRARELAERTVKDLQIATPDVDKPVQSLSGGNQQRVLIGRWLAIDPRVLILHGPTVGVDVGSKDIIYRIMQRLAEQGIGIILISDDLPELLQNSDRILMMKKGRVSDEYRAEDLTEADLYHALLSEAA; this is encoded by the coding sequence ATGAGTACAGTGCCGCTTCTTGAAGTCGTCGATATCCATAAGCGCTTTACCGGCGTGTATGCGCTGCGTGGCGTGAGCCTTTCTTTCGAGCGCGGGCAGATCTATCACCTGCTCGGCGAGAACGGCTGCGGCAAGAGCACGTTGATCAAGATCATCTCCGGTGCGCAACCGCCCGATCAGGGTGAGCTTGTCATCGAAGGCGCACGGCATGCGCGGCTCGCACCGCTCGAGGCATTGTCGGCGGGTATCGAAACCGTGTATCAGGATCTTTCGCTGCTGCCGAACATGAGCGTGGCGGAGAACGTCGGCCTGACTTCGGAACTCGCGGCGCATGGCGGACGCCTTGCGCGGACGTTTGATCGCAAGGCACTGGCACGCACGGCGGCGCGTGCGCTGGAAGCAGTAGGCCTTCCCGGCGATGCCGATTTCCAGGCGACCTTGATCGAACAATTGCCGTTGGCTACGCGCCAGCTCGTGGCTATTGCACGCGCGATTGCGAGCGAAGCGAAGTTCGTCATCATGGATGAACCCACGACATCGCTTACGCAAAAGGAAGTCGATAACCTGATCGCGGTGCTCGCAAAACTGCGCGCCGACGGCGTCGCGGTGCTGTTCGTGAGTCACAAGCTGGACGAGTGTTACGCAATCGGCGGTGAAGTGATCGTGTTGCGCGACGGCCAGAAGATGGCGCAGGGTCCTATCGAAAATTATACGAAGGCGCAGATTGGCGAGTTGATGACGGGAAAGCAGTTATCGAACGAGCGCTACAGGAAGGCCGAGGTCATGGACGGCCGTGAGATCGTGCTCGATGTGAAGAGCCTGTCGCGTTCGCGCCAGTTCGCCGATGTCACGTTCTCGCTGCATCGCGGAGAAATTCTCGGCGTGACCGGTCTGCTCGATTCCGGGCGCAACGAACTCGCGCGGGCGCTTGCGGGCGTCGCACCCGCGGACAGCGGGACGGTGACGCTGGATGGTTCCATCGTGCGGCTCAAAACGCCGTCCGATGCCAAGTGGCAACGCATAGGTTATGTGCCGGAAGACCGCCTGAACGAAGGGCTTTTCCTCGACAAGTCCATTCGCGACAACGTCATCACCGCGTTGATTTCGAGCTTGCGCGACCGCTTCGGACAAGTCGACAAAAAGCGCGCCCGTGAACTTGCCGAACGCACCGTGAAGGACTTGCAGATTGCAACGCCCGACGTGGACAAACCCGTGCAATCGCTTTCGGGCGGCAACCAGCAACGTGTATTGATCGGGCGATGGCTTGCCATCGATCCACGCGTTCTGATCCTGCATGGACCGACCGTTGGCGTGGACGTGGGATCGAAGGACATCATTTATCGCATCATGCAGCGGCTGGCGGAGCAGGGCATTGGCATCATCCTGATCAGCGACGACCTGCCCGAGTTGCTGCAGAATTCCGACCGGATCCTGATGATGAAGAAAGGCCGTGTATCGGACGAGTACAGAGCCGAAGACTTGACCGAGGCCGATCTTTATCACGCACTACTTTCAGAGGCAGCATGA